Proteins encoded together in one Penicillium digitatum chromosome 1, complete sequence window:
- a CDS encoding Isoleucyl-trna synthetase, putative translates to MDFPAEEELVLARWREIDAFKRQVELSAGKPRYGFLDGPPFATGTPHYGHLLASTIKDVIPRYWSMKGFHVERRFGWDTHGVPIEYEIDKKLGMSGLQAVQEIGIEKYNEECRSIVMRYATEWRQTIERLGRWIDFDNDYKTMNPSFMESVWWVFKELFDKGLVYRGYRVMPYSTALNTPLSNFEAQQNYKDVQDPAVVVTFPLLDDPETCLLAWTTTPWTLPSHTGLCANPNFEYVKIYDEATKKNYILLEALLRTIYKDPKKAKFKIVDRIKGSDMLGWKYQPLFDYFYEEFKDCGFQVLNDEYVTAEDGVGIVHQAPAFGEEDYQVAMNHGVISETRLPPNPVDAQGCFTAEVRDFVGQNVKAADKGIIKLLKGNGRVLVDSQITHSYPFCWRSDTPLIYRAVPSWFVKVKPIIPDILEGIEKSHWVPSNVKERRFASWIRNAHDWNISRNRFWGTPLPLWVSDDFSEVVAVGSIEQLRELSGYEGELTDIHRDKVDHITIPSSKGKGVLRRVSEVFDCWFESGSMPFASVHYPFEDAEKFEDRFPADFIAEGLDQTRGWFYVLSVIGVHLRQRLPYKNVVVNGIVLAENGLKMSKRLKNYPDPSLIMNSYGSDALRLYMINSPVVRAEPLRFKETGVKEIVSKVLLPLWNSYKFFEGQVTLLKKASNIDFIFDPAAESTNTNVMDRWILASCQSLLLFIDQEMAAYRLYTVVPRLLELIDNTTNWYIRFNRKRLKGENGVDDTLHALNTLFEVLYTLVRGLAPFTPFITDNIYQRLLPHIPESLRAEDSRCVHFLPFPEVRQELFDEVVERRVSRMQIIIELGRISRERRTIGLKTPLKSLVVIHNDTQYLEDVKSLEPYILEELNVLELVLSSDEAKYNVEYSVSADWPVLGKKLKKAVQTVKKALPSLTSNDVKGYLADKKILVDGIELVEGDLVVKRGIKETNNSKGMETNTDADVLTILDVNLYPELAHQGLGREIINRIQRLRKKAGLVPTDDVKMEYTVISDPDNIGLDEAFKSQAQAFEKVLRRPVEQSAHGGDKLPTGEEEGTISQEEQEVQNATFLLRLLKL, encoded by the exons ATGGATTTTCCTGCGGAAGAAGAACTCGTGCTCGCTCGGTGGAGGGAGATCGATGCCTTCAAACGCCAAGTTGAACTTTCGGCTGGAAAGCCACGCTATGGATTTCTAGACGGCCCTCCGTTCGCTACCGGAACCCCTCATTATGGGCACTTGCTTGCTTCG ACAATCAAGGATGTGATCCCCCGTTATTGGTCTATGAAGGGATTCCATGTGGAGCGCCGTTTTGGCTGGGATACGCATGGTGTTCCCATTGA ATATGAGATCGACAAAAAATTGGGCATGTCTGGTTTGCAGGCGGTCCAAGAGATCGGAATCGAGAAATACAACGAGGAGTGCAGGTCGATTGTTATGAGATACGCGACAGAATGGCGCCAAACCATAGAGCGATTGGGTCGCTGGATTGACTTTGACAACGATTACAAA ACCATGAACCCGTCATTCATGGAATCCGTCTGGTGGGTTTTCAAGGAGCTCTTTGATAAGGGCCTCGTCTACCGCGGATATCGTGTTATGCCTTACTCCACCGCCCTCAACACGCCCCTCAGCAACTTCGAAGCGCAGCAGAACTACAAGGATGTGCAGGACCCCGCCGTTGTTGTGACATTCCCTCTGTTGGATGACCCCGAGACATGCCTACTTGCATGGACCACCACCCCATGGACGCTTCCATCACACACCGGTCTGTGCGCTAATCCCAACTTTGAGTACGTCAAGATCTACGATGAGGCCACAAAGAAAAACTACATCCTCCTAGAGGCTCTTCTTCGAACTATCTACAAGGACCCGAAGAAGGCCAAGTTCAAGATTGTCGACCGCATCAAGGGTTCCGACATGCTCGGATGGAAGTACCAGCCCCTATTTGATTACTTCTATGAAGAATTCAAGGACTGTGGTTTCCAAGTGCTGAATGACGAATACGTCACTGCCGAGGATGGTGTGGGTATTGTTCATCAGGCTCCTGCCTTTGGTGAGGAGGATTACCAAGTTGCCATGAATCACGGTGTCATTTCCGAGACTCGTCTTCCTCCCAACCCCGTTGATGCGCAGGGCTGTTTCACAGCCGAAGTCCGGGACTTCGTGGGCCAGAATGTCAAGGCTGCTGACAAGGGTATCATCAAGCTCCTCAAGGGCAATGGTCGTGTTCTTGTTGACAGCCAGATTACTCACAGCTATCCTTTCTGCTGGCGCTCCGACACCCCTCTGATATACCGTGCTGTGCCCTCTTGGTTTGTGAAGGTTAAGCCTATCATTCCCGACATCCTTGAAGGCATTGAGAAGTCTCACTGGGTCCCATCCAATGTTAAGGAACGGAGGTTTGCCAGCTGGATTCGGAACGCTCATGACTGGAACATTTCTCGGAACCGTTTCTGGGGAACGCCATTGCCATTGTGGGTTAGTGATGATTTCTCAGAAGTTGTTGCAGTCGGTAGCATTGAGCAGCTGAGGGAGTTGAGTGGCTATGAGGGCGAGCTGACCGATATTCATCGTGACAAAGTCGATCACATCACGATTCCTTCTTCGAAAGGAAAAGGCGTTTTGAGACGTGTCTCAGAGGTCTTCGATTGCTGGTTTGAATCAGGAAGTATGCCCTTTGCAAGTGTCCACTACCCCTTTGAGGATGCAGAGAAGTTCGAGGACCGTTTCCCAGCAGACTTTATTGCCGAAGGTCTCGA TCAAACCCGAGGATGGTTCTATGTACTCAGCGTGATTGGAGTTCACTTGCGCCAGAGACTACCATACAAGAACGTGGTGGTGAATGGCATTGTGCTTGCAGAGAACGGCCTAAAGATGTCCAAAAG ATTGAAAAATTACCCCGACCCATCGCTGATCATGAATTCATATGG ATCGGACGCTCTTCGATTGTACATGATCAACAGCCCTGTCGTTCGGGCTGAGCCTCTTAGATTTAAAGAAACCGGCGTCAAAGAAATTGTCAGCAAAGTGCTTCTCCCGTTATGGAACAGCTACAAGTTCTTCGAGGGCCAGGTGACCCTCCTGAAGAAGGCATCCAACATTGACTTTATCTTTGATCCTGCAGCAGAGAGCACTAACACTAACGTTATGGATCGTTGGATCCTTGCCAGCTGTCAATCACTACTCCTGTTCATTGACCAGGAAATGGCCGCTTACCGTCTGTATACAGTTGTGCCACGGCTCCTAGAGTTGATTGACAACACTACAAACTGGTACATTCGCTTCAACCGCAAGAGACTCAAGGGCGAAAATGGCGTTGATGACACGTTGCACGCCCTGAACACTCTCTTTGAGGTTCTCTACACTCTTGTCCGAGGCCTCGCTCCATTCACTCCATTCATCACCGACAACATCTACCAGCGCCTTCTTCCCCACATTCCTGAGTCACTTCGTGCCGAAGATAGCCGTTGCGTACACTTCCTTCCCTTCCCCGAAGTGCGCCAAGAGCTCTTTGATGAAGTTGTTGAACGCAGAGTCTCTCGGATGCAGATTATTATCGAACTCGGCCGTATCTCTCGGGAGCGTCGGACTATTGGTCTCAAGACCCCCTTGAAGTCGCTTGTCGTGATACATAATGACACGCAATATCTCGAAGATGTTAAATCCCTCGAGCCCTACATTCTTGAAGAGCTTAACGTTTTGGAGCTTGTTCTCTCCTCCGACGAAGCCAAATACAACGTTGAATACTCAGTGTCCGCTGACTGGCCTGTGCTTGGAAAGAAGCTGAAGAAGGCTGTTCAAACGGTCAAGAAGGCATTGCCTTCTCTCACTAGCAATGATGTGAAGGGATACCTCGCGGACAAGAAGATCTTGGTTGATGGTATTGAACTCGTTGAGGGTGACCTGGTCGTGAAGCGAGGAATCAAGGAGACCAACAACTCCAAGGGCATGGAAACCAACACGGATGCTGACGTGTTGACCATTCTCGATGTGAACTTGTACCCAGAGCTGGCTCATCAGGGCCTGGGTCGTGAGATCATCAACCGAATTCAACGCCTTCGAAAGAAGGCTGGTCTTGTTCCCACCGACGATGTGAAAATGGAATACACCGTGATCTCGGATCCGGACAACATTGGCCTTGATGAGGCTTTCAAGTCCCAGGCTCAAGCCTTTGAGAAGGTCCTGCGCCGCCCCGTTGAGCAGAGTGCACATGGTGGCGATAAGCTTCCTaccggagaggaagagggCACCATCTCGCAGGAAGAACAGGAGGTGCAAAATGCCACTTTCTTGTTGCGCCTTCTGAAGCTTTAG
- a CDS encoding Sfi1 spindle body, producing the protein MPPISSQRRAVTEEISSLSDDDVGFLYQVIAAAETKPEADRLPFRALFEAYDEVIGEHGVNADPGHACLRFLFKMGSKGVRGDTLFDKFENALQQMGIVIEIGDDGSTNPHETHDYNQYTVDVTHSQAVEFDHDHSPITNGLPPTPKRRASFNTTYDIGEDATQRSTINRPSSRSSMSRLEVGKSEFYKPKLSFTSRHNSGTTKSPDRTQLISQFLDVGRRLLSRFDGTENKHGVTADLPLTNGVVARSAVARDRSRRIAEASRYRRSPSYDSSNTSESEDVQSIMSQSPEHDSFDKEEVPPEFIYRPQLSDLLRDASTFNMYRQRSICRRILTQWLKKAFQARQTRQTRETLAVNYDRGLLLRQAFDPWRGVIQEKRHSARTDRFFMHLEARASRARDLYLMTKAFSHWAQLTSEEVARTSAARRHVLGVKYFNAWREITAVNELKAQRFALRRPFNVWRKKIPGLKAAEAQAVSVRNTKIQKAAFWDWWWCFCDRRVLEVSDYRLKRRSLLSWLRNLRTNRERDHEIDLHNKRSSLKSVLQIWSHHSKAITLADQEVQAFRRQRDLREIFDEWRIQSRLAPAASRVSDMVDIRILRNAFSQWVGKIEMIRQAEEADRHRIQHNAWISWNDTLRCLALRARIDERIKMEAMYKWILMERFELMRRIREQRIKQEVFSRFVTNTRDTYTRLLFHAEAHEAHQTENLVRSKFAIWRDQVQLQREREYIASEFYAPRLAAESLAIWRSKHSQVVKMEGWAQDARFYFLMKRSMKNWHQAKVDSGKRRRQESYAKVRRLVKVNLASKALAAWSSKTHIIMEMEQQAGGIDREKLLADTSEIFVQWHDKTTKRLQDCQEADDTYFRQLAFDQMMQMSETFIIRREMEDQADNVHRLHVLRLAAASLRKLSLRIFQIGSTAETAEAMRERNMRKHSRNIFHDWVDKARMKLEARDSAGPTFTPAQMSSFGNGDGAGSAMFDPWYQEQAETPFKISDFTATSQTTSQATFNDPISASPLATPNFTTSPSKRAARARVLAQLSTTPATPLRTPFASRLLRAGTTTALSTSSKQPRTGRQSSVGNSVRFVDEEPPESPTDGRRSANRRS; encoded by the exons ATGCCTCCGATATCCTCTCAGCGTCGAGCCGTGACCGAAGAGATCTCATCTCTTTCAGACGATG ATGTCGGCTTTCTCTACCAAGTTATCGCTGCCGCCGAGACTAAACCTGAAGCGGATCGACTCCCATTCCGGGCACTCTTTGAAGCATATGATGAAGTCATTGGCGAACATGGCGTCAACGCGGACCCAGGCCATGCTTGTCTGCGCTTCCTGTTTAAGATGGGAAGCAAAGGTGTGCGCGGCGATACTCTTTTCGACAAGTTCGAGAATGCGCTCCAACAGATGGGAATCGTGATTGAAATCGGCGATGACGGTTCTACGAATCCTCATGAGACACATGACTATAATCAATATACAGTGGATGTTACCCACAGCCAGGCGGTTGAATTCGACCATGACCATTCTCCAATTACGAATGGGTTACCACCGACACCCAAACGGCGCGCATCATTCAACACTACGTACGATATTGGTGAGGATGCTACACAGAGAAGTACAATCAATCGCCCTAGCTCTCGATCATCAATGTCGCGACTAGAAGTTGGCAAGTCCGAGTTTTATAAACCAAAACTGTCATTTACCTCCAGGCATAACTCCGGGACTACCAAATCCCCAGATCGGACACAATTAATCAGCCAGTTTTTGGATGTTGGTCGGCGATTGCTTAGCAGATTTGATGGAACAGAAAACAAGCACGGAGTCACGGCAGACCTCCCTTTGACTAATGGAGTAGTTGCGAGGTCAGCCGTTGCTCGTGATCGTTCGAGGAGAATAGCTGAAGCCTCACGTTACCGTCGTTCACCCTCGTACGATTCTTCAAATACTTCCGAGTCCGAAGATGTGCAATCAATCATGTCGCAGAGCCCAGAACACGATTCTTTTGACAAAGAAGAGGTGCCGCCAGAGTTCATTTATCGCCCACAACTCTCAGATCTACTTCGAGATGCATCGACCTTCAACATGTACCGACAGCGATCAATCTGCCGCCGAATTTTGACGCAATGGCTGAAAAAGGCCTTTCAAGCGCGACAGACTCGCCAAACCAGGGAAACGCTTGCTGTCAACTACGATCGAGGCCTTCTTCTCCGACAAGCCTTTGATCCATGGCGAGGGGTAATTCAAGAAAAACGCCACTCGGCTCGAACAGATCGGTTCTTCATGCACCTCGAAGCGCGTGCCAGTCGCGCACGGGATTTATATTTGATGACCAAGGCGTTCAGTCACTGGGCCCAGCTCACGTCGGAAGAAGTAGCTCGGACCTCAGCTGCCCGGAGACATGTGCTTGGCGTCAAATATTTCAATGCCTGGCGCGAGATCACAGCCGTCAATGAATTAAAGGCTCAGCGTTTTGCGCTACGGAGGCCCTTCAATGTATGGCGGAAGAAGATCCCAGGCTTAAAGGCAGCAGAGGCACAAGCAGTCAGTGTGCGCAACACAAAGATTCAAAAAGCAGCGTTTTGGGACTGGTGGTGGTGCTTCTGTGACCGGCGTGTCCTTGAGGTTTCTGATTATCGACTCAAAAGACGGTCACTTCTTTCCTGGCTTCGGAACCTGCGAACTAATCGAGAGCGTGACCATGAAATAGACCTGCACAATAAACGGTCCTCTCTGAAGTCAGTACTTCAGATATGGTCTCATCACTCCAAAGCCATTACACTTGCAGATCAGGAAGTCCAGGCTTTTCGGCGCCAACGTGACCTCAGAGAAATCTTTGATGAATGGAGAATTCAGTCCCGGTTGGCTCCGGCTGCTTCTCGGGTTTCGGATATGGTCGATATTAGGATTCTACGAAACGCATTTTCACAATGGGTTGGGAAGATCGAAATGATCAGACAGGCAGAAGAGGCAGATCGACATCGAATTCAGCACAACGCGTGGATATCCTGGAACGATACGCTTCGGTGCTTGGCTCTTCGTGCTCGAATCGACGAGCGAATCAAAATGGAGGCGATGTACAAATGGATATTGATGGAAAGATTCGAGCTGATGCGAAGGATACGCGAGCAACGCATCAAGCAGGAAGTATTCTCTCGATTTGTGACAAATACTCGGGACACTTATACCCGCTTGCTGTTTCATGCCGAAGCCCACGAAGCTCATCAAACCGAAAACTTGGTTCGATCTAAATTTGCCATTTGGCGTGATCAAGTGCAACTTCAGCGTGAGCGCGAGTATATAGCATCTGAGTTCTATGCGCCACGGCTCGCAGCCGAGTCTCTTGCGATCTGGCGGTCCAAGCATAGTCAAGTGGTGAAGATGGAAGGATGGGCTCAAGATGCTCGATTCTATTTTTTGATGAAGAGGTCCATGAAGAATTGGCATCAGGCCAAAGTGGACTCTGGCAAACGACGGCGGCAAGAATCGTATGCTAAAGTCCGGCGGCTTGTTAAGGTCAATCTTGCGTCCAAGGCGTTAGCTGCCTGGTCATCAAAAACTCATATCATCATGGAGATGGAGCAACAAGCTGGTGGTATTGATCGCGAAAAATTACTTGCCGACACGTCCGAGATATTCGTCCAATGGCACGACAAAACAACTAAGAGGCTTCAGGATTGCCAGGAAGCTGATGATACCTATTTTCGCCAACTAGCATTTGACCAGATGATGCAAATGTCCGAAACCTTCATCATTCGACGTGAGATGGAAGACCAAGCAGACAATGTACACCGGTTGCATGTGCTACGACTGGCGGCAGCTTCTCTTCGCAAGCTCAGCCTTCGTATCTTCCAGATTGGCAGCACCGCCGAGACCGCCGAAGCCATGCGGGAAAGAAATATGAGGAAGCACTCGAGAAACATTTTCCATGATTGGGTGGACAAGGCCCGAATGAAGCTGGAGGCTCGAGATTCGGCCGGTCCAACCTTCACGCCTGCACAAATGTCATCCTTCGGAAACGGCGATGGCGCCGGATCAGCGATGTTCGACCCCTGGTATCAAGAGCAGGCAGAAACGCCTTTCAAAATAAGTGACTTCACGGCAACATCTCAGACAACATCTCAGGCGACCTTCAATGATCCGATCTCTGCAAGCCCCTTGGCAACTCCCAATTTCACGACATCCCCATCTAAACGAGCCGCCCGGGCTCGAGTTCTCGCCCAACTATCCACCACCCCCGCCACTCCTTTACGCACACCTTTCGCAAGTCGACTACTTCGAGCCGGGACTACGACTGCTTTGTCCACCTCTTCCAAACAGCCACGAACTGGTCGGCAAAGCTCGGTAGGAAATAGCGTCCGATTTGTGGATGAAGAACCTCCCGAATCTCCGACAGATGGTCGCAGGTCAGCGAATCGACGGTCCTGA
- a CDS encoding 5'-3' exoribonuclease 2, translated as MGVPALFRWLSTKYPKIVSPVIEEQAQVVDGEEIPIDITRPNPNGEEQDNLYLDMNGIVHPCTHPEGKPPPADEQEMMMEIYKYTDRVVNMVRPRKLLMIAIDGVAPRAKMNQQRARRFRAAQEAKENDQKKEELQKMLAQQHVAKTGEQLVREEVVQKTWDSNVITPGTPFMDILAASLRYWIAYKLNTDPGWENLKIIISDATVPGEGEHKIMNFVRSQRASPNHDPNTRHVIYGLDADLIMLGLGTHEPYFRVLREDVFAQDSRPRGCRLCGQTGHKAEECLGRPKEKSGEFDEKQHAAPLKPFIWLHVAVLREYLAVELRVPQQPFPFDLERALDDWVFMCFFVGNDFLPHLPSLDIRENGIDTLIAIWRDNLPAMGSYLTKDGSVELKNAQIILQGLAKQEDAIFARRRQADERKQANEKRRKEQDAARNKERAQKRRRSSPQRDLTAEDRSRGGGAEPVPPMELITPGRGHLNKETRELTHSMVINRGAVYRANMENKSAAAVLKSKLMKVNQNARDSETLATNGEDVSTELPEQSSPGVLGKRKADVAEQDVTEAGTPGRDSPLANLAVAEKPKQDEAPEDTVKLWEPGYADRYYEQKFGVDPKDLEFRHQVAREYAIGLCWVLRYYFQGCPSWTWYYPRHYAPFAADFVDIADMDVQFEKGTIFKPFEQLMGVLPAASNHALPKVFHPLMENPDSEIIDFYPEDFPLDLNGKKFAWQGVILLPFIDETRLLNAMAKVYPLLTEDEKSRNSHGQEVLLLSDRNPLYQDLVANFYSKKPGPAQYPLKEDVSGGLAGIVERSETYIPHSSLVSPLEAHGMPGVDDDRSLTVLYSIPKTSHVHKSMLLRGVKLPTPMLDSNDIRATQTRSQNSGRSFGGAPFQGRGRGGRMNYSSDRANPFAAHLDPKFNSGPQGGPGGPSGTPMVPPGWVPPGQGYGGYARGPPPPPRGGISHQYPPQHPPQHGYQQPGEFYGQQNNQYNQGGQYNNGHQSGYGQQDYRGGRGGNRGGRSRGGQNRDPYSHNQGGGGYNRY; from the exons ATGGGTGTCCCAGCGCTGTTCCGATGGCTGTCCACCAAATATCCGAAGATCGTCTCTCCGGTTATTGAGGAGCAGGCCCAAGTGGTCGATGGAGAAGAAATCCCAATCGACATCACTCGCCCGAACCCGAATGGTGAGGAGCAGGATAACCTTTATCTGGACATGAATGGTATTGTTCATCCATGTACTCATCCGGAGGGGAAGCCTCCCCCAGCGGACGAGCAGGAAATGATGATGGAAATTTATAAGTACACCGATCGAGTGGTCAACATGGTGCGCCCCAGAAAGCTTCTCATGATCGCTATCG ATGGCGTTGCCCCAAGAGCGAAGATGAACCAGCAACGCGCGCGTCGATTCCGCGCGGCGCAAGAGGCCAAGGAGAATGATCAGAAGAAAGAGGAACTCCAGAAGATGCTCGCTCAGCAGCATGTTGCGAAGACCGGTGAGCAGTTGGTTCGGGAGGAGGTTGTTCAGAAGACATGGGACAGCAACGTAATCACGCCAGGAACACCATTCATGGATATCCTTGCTGCCTCGCTGCGGTATTGGATTGCCTACAAGCTCAACACTGACCCGGGCTGGGAAAAC CTGAAAATCATTATCTCGGATGCCACCGTCCCAGGAGAAGGAGAGCACAAGATCATGAATTTTGTGCGATCACAGCGAGCCTCGCCTAACCACGACCCCAACACTCGTCATGTCATCTATGGTTTA GATGCTGACTTGATCATGCTGGGTCTTGGTACTCACGAGCCTTACTTCCGAGTACTGCGTGAAGACGTGTTTGCGCAAGACTCAAGGCCTCGGGGCTGCAGACTTTGTGGACAGACTGGCCACAAGGCCGAGGAGTGTCTAGGCCGCCCAAAGGAGAAGAGTGGAGAATTTGACGAAAAGCAGCACGCGGCTCCTTTAAAACCTTTCATTTGGCTTCATGTCGCCGTGCTAAGGGAATATCTTGCCGTGGAGCTTCGTGTTCCTCAACAGCCGTTCCCATTCGACCTTGAACGTGCACTGGATGACTGGGTCTTTATGTGTTTCTTCGTTGGAAACGATTTccttcctcatcttccttctttgGATATTCGTGAAAATGGAATTGATACGCTGATCGCCATCTGGCGCGACAATCTCCCCGCCATGGGAAGTTACCTCACCAAAGATGGAAGTGTTGAGTTGAAAAACGCTCAAATCATATTGCAAGGACTGGCCAAACAAGAAGATGCCATTTTCGCGCGCCGTAGGCAAGCGGATGAAAGAAAACAGGCAAACGAGAAGAGACGCAAGGAGCAAGATGCGGCACGAAATAAAGAGCGTGCTCAAAAGCGAAGACGGAGTTCCCCTCAGCGTGACTTGACAGCTGAGGATCGCTCTCGCGGTGGCGGCGCCGAGCCCGTCCCTCCTATGGAACTCATCACCCCTGGCCGAGGTCACTTGAACAAGGAGACCAGGGAACTGACACACAGCATGGTTATCAACCGTGGAGCTGTGTACCGTGCTAACATGGAAAATAAGAGCGCCGCTGCTGTGCTGAAGAGCAAACTTATGAAGGTCAACCAAAATGCCAGAGACAGCGAAACTTTAGCTACAAACGGCGAGGACGTATCAACTGAACTCCCAGAGCAGTCCTCTCCGGGGGTTCTCGGAAAACGAAAGGCGGATGTGGCTGAACAGGATGTTACTGAGGCAGGAACACCGGGCAGAGACTCTCCTCTGGCCAATTTAGCTGTTGCCGAGAAGCCTAAACAAGATGAGGCCCCAGAAGACACTGTCAAGCTATGGGAGCCAGGATACGCCGATAGATACTATGAGCAAAAATTCGGCGTGGACCCGAAAGATTTAGAATTCCGCCACCAGGTCGCTCGCGAATATGCGATTGGTCTTTGCTGGGTTCTACGATACTATTTCCAGGGGTGCCCCTCTTGG ACCTGGTATTACCCGAGGCACTATGCGCCCTTTG CCGCCGATTTTGTTGATATCGCCGATATGGACGTTCAGTTCGAGAAGGGCACAATCTTCAAACCATTTGAACAGCTCATGGGAGTCTTGCCTGCCGCATCTAACCACGCGCTACCGAAAGTTTTCCACCCTCTCATGGAAAATCCCGATAGCGAGATCATCGATTTCTACCCGGAGGACTTCCCCCTAGATTTGAACGGCAAGAAATTTGCCTGGCAAGGCGTGATTCTTCTCCCTTTCATTGACGAAACTCGTCTTCTAAACGCCATGGCGAAGGTATATCCTCTTCTTACTGAGGATGAGAAGAGCCGCAACTCTCATGGCCAGGAAGTTCTTCTGCTATCCGACCGAAATCCCTTGTACCAAGACCTTGTCGCGAACTTCTACTCAAAGAAGCCCGGTCCGGCACAATATCCTCTCAAAGAGGACGTCAGTGGCGGCCTTGCCGGAATTGTCGAGCGCAGCGAAACCTATATCCCCCACAGCTCCTTGGTCTCGCCATTGGAGGCACATGGCATGCCAGGAGTTGATGATGATCGTTCCCTGAC AGTTCTGTATTCAATTCCGAAAACTTCTCATGTCCACAAGTCTATGCTTCTCCGCGGGGTGAAGCTACCTACGCCAATGTTGGATTCAAATGATATCAGAGCCACCCAGACCCGATCTCAAAACTCGGGCCGATCATTTGGCGGCGCACCTTTCCAGGGCAGAGGACGCGGCGGCAGGATGAACTACTCGAGTGACCGCGCGAACCCATTTGCTGCGCATCTTGACCCGAAGTTCAATTCTGGCCCACAAGGTGGTCCTGGAGGTCCCAGTGGTACCCCAATGGTACCTCCTGGCTGGGTTCCCCCTGGCCAAGGGTACGGAGGCTACGCCAGAGGGccacctccccctccacgTGGCGGAATTTCACACCAGTACCCACCTCAGCACCCACCCCAACACGGCTATCAACAGCCTGGGGAATTTTATGGCCAGCAAAACAACCAGTACAACCAGGGTGGTCAGTATAATAACGGTCATCAATCAGGCTATGGCCAGCAGGATTATCGCGGAGGCAGAGGAGGTAACCGCGGAGGCCGCAGCCGTGGTGGGCAGAACCGAGACCCCTACTCCCACAACCAAGGCGGAGGAGGGTATAATCGGTACTAG